From Anaerohalosphaera lusitana, one genomic window encodes:
- a CDS encoding Ig-like domain-containing protein — MRMTGVALDTDLSWTAPVEYSPATYDVYFGSSEPNLLLPNFGLTQIIDNGVATTIASGELQTAYGSLADDTTYYWVVDSYNGTELHQGYSWSFTTLPASSAWKETRKVVYKPDAGKQFFTLKPNDSISLSIPKSNSETAVRRFLRVVGGVEMPPPFHGRGEDKFRDAEVLIDDCLNSEVTKNESYSLYFRGDNDKFERHAYYRIANGTLKPGKLTVTLPVLKKNDLQKSPEGDFGITIELFNKKPGRTPNDIYDEPDKILYIPVPEGSSDYQQVKKTFELPENLSCVLLIVGGTDFSGECWVESPILEQDGERACSIPFTKLADRKDKTNYWVGVNLSMRSWPMWKLKSDGKTVFEGRRFDRASYVADFFIPLPDDLIGEATFELTLLKESHRASFPYELRQVELIEETARDYEVISVPKFVRKQGPLGILIETNKPDIELSIKSDGDVKPGSREVRFEQPGLHVVEFRAGEAGVPIHFEFDDGQRVEKAEVAQVIAKPSEEIYLSSGDEMYLDKDYELYDHFFKWYVANRIGNWYQFRPSYQWSGFRIVDPSWVRNYISLLEGLEMPFAWQVEGRTLAGNRLNPSLKTLMSPMFRGKQAHENDGGYYYWRHIRYKGLSSDIAARNWPYGGIFAKHRPIYTDHGTFVHYDPEGVKDMADGALQFVDNVRYSKGESTRHTGPSTLFRYLYQAGYDWLGAEQMYGPEEVILSSLRGASRAYSRSGYGTLHAMQWGSRDFTNSKHALRFYMSLAVAYMHGSSQMNTEDALWVDEYMNDRYSKSGKAHIFAQHQMLDFIETHTRRGSLNSPIAVVQGRNDAWKCFGRHSLWSQSGQKWKFNKAAQSWDLLKVFYPENTLNMCGPDGWFTSTPYGTVDILPIEAPLDVMKEYKAMIFLGWNTFDEHEFMRIRDFVFDGGTLLLSGAHLNVELQPDAPVKFPEQDAVIRELLGENYREISEKTTREFGLGKIRPPLKNQD, encoded by the coding sequence ATGCGTATGACCGGTGTTGCTCTGGATACAGATCTCAGCTGGACTGCCCCCGTTGAATATTCACCCGCGACTTATGACGTTTACTTTGGTTCAAGTGAGCCCAATCTTCTTTTGCCGAATTTTGGTTTGACACAAATTATTGACAATGGTGTTGCAACTACCATTGCCAGTGGTGAGCTTCAGACTGCTTACGGTTCACTGGCCGATGATACGACATATTACTGGGTTGTGGATTCTTATAATGGTACCGAACTTCATCAGGGCTATTCATGGAGTTTTACAACACTTCCCGCGTCTTCGGCATGGAAAGAGACTCGCAAAGTTGTATATAAGCCGGACGCTGGAAAACAATTCTTTACTTTAAAGCCCAATGATTCAATCTCTTTATCTATTCCAAAGTCCAACTCCGAAACTGCCGTTCGCCGGTTTCTTCGGGTTGTGGGCGGGGTTGAAATGCCGCCTCCTTTTCATGGACGCGGCGAAGATAAATTTCGTGATGCAGAGGTCCTTATTGACGACTGTCTGAACTCCGAAGTTACTAAAAATGAGTCGTACTCACTTTACTTTCGGGGCGATAACGATAAATTCGAACGCCATGCCTATTACAGAATTGCCAACGGAACACTTAAGCCCGGCAAGCTGACTGTCACTTTGCCTGTCTTAAAAAAGAATGATCTGCAGAAAAGCCCTGAAGGGGATTTCGGCATAACGATCGAACTGTTCAATAAAAAGCCAGGGCGCACCCCGAATGACATCTACGATGAACCGGATAAGATTCTATATATTCCTGTGCCGGAAGGATCTTCTGATTATCAGCAGGTGAAGAAAACATTTGAATTGCCTGAAAATCTTTCCTGCGTCCTGCTTATAGTGGGCGGGACTGATTTCAGCGGCGAGTGCTGGGTTGAATCGCCAATACTTGAGCAAGACGGCGAGAGAGCATGCTCCATTCCCTTCACTAAACTTGCTGACAGAAAGGACAAAACCAATTACTGGGTTGGGGTCAATCTTTCGATGCGCAGCTGGCCCATGTGGAAACTGAAATCTGACGGAAAGACCGTATTCGAGGGTCGTCGCTTTGACAGGGCATCATATGTTGCCGACTTCTTTATCCCGCTTCCTGATGATCTGATCGGTGAGGCGACTTTCGAGCTGACTCTACTGAAGGAATCGCATCGTGCCTCGTTTCCATATGAATTGCGGCAGGTGGAACTGATAGAGGAAACCGCCAGGGATTATGAAGTAATATCTGTTCCGAAGTTCGTGCGAAAACAGGGACCTTTAGGTATTCTGATAGAGACTAATAAGCCCGATATAGAACTTAGTATCAAAAGTGACGGAGATGTAAAGCCCGGCAGTCGGGAAGTCCGCTTTGAGCAGCCGGGTCTTCATGTGGTGGAGTTCCGTGCAGGAGAGGCCGGGGTGCCGATACATTTTGAGTTTGATGATGGCCAGAGAGTTGAGAAGGCGGAGGTTGCTCAAGTCATAGCAAAGCCCTCTGAAGAGATCTATCTGTCAAGCGGTGATGAAATGTACCTGGACAAGGACTACGAACTTTACGACCATTTTTTCAAGTGGTATGTTGCCAATCGAATTGGGAACTGGTACCAGTTTCGCCCTTCATATCAGTGGAGCGGCTTTCGAATAGTGGATCCTTCATGGGTCAGGAATTACATCAGTCTGCTGGAAGGTTTGGAAATGCCTTTCGCCTGGCAAGTGGAAGGACGCACGCTGGCTGGCAATCGACTGAATCCATCATTGAAGACTTTAATGTCACCAATGTTCCGGGGTAAACAGGCCCATGAAAACGATGGTGGTTATTATTATTGGCGACATATCAGATATAAGGGTCTATCCTCCGATATAGCAGCTCGGAATTGGCCCTACGGTGGGATATTTGCAAAGCATAGGCCCATTTACACAGATCATGGCACGTTTGTTCACTATGATCCCGAAGGTGTAAAGGATATGGCAGACGGGGCCCTCCAGTTCGTCGATAATGTTAGGTATTCAAAGGGAGAAAGTACTCGCCATACAGGTCCTTCGACGCTTTTCAGATATTTGTATCAGGCTGGATACGATTGGCTGGGAGCCGAACAAATGTACGGACCAGAGGAAGTGATTCTTTCTTCTTTGAGAGGAGCATCGCGAGCCTATAGCCGTTCTGGTTACGGAACCTTACATGCGATGCAATGGGGATCTCGCGATTTTACTAACTCCAAGCATGCTTTACGTTTTTACATGTCGCTGGCAGTAGCTTACATGCATGGATCCTCCCAAATGAACACGGAAGATGCGCTTTGGGTCGATGAATATATGAACGACAGGTATTCAAAATCCGGCAAAGCGCATATTTTCGCTCAGCACCAGATGCTGGATTTCATCGAAACGCATACCCGCAGAGGTAGTCTGAATAGTCCAATCGCTGTTGTACAGGGACGAAATGATGCCTGGAAATGTTTTGGACGCCACAGCCTCTGGTCCCAAAGCGGTCAAAAATGGAAGTTTAACAAAGCTGCACAAAGCTGGGATCTTCTTAAAGTTTTTTATCCGGAAAATACTTTGAATATGTGCGGCCCTGATGGATGGTTCACTTCCACTCCTTATGGTACGGTTGATATACTTCCCATCGAAGCCCCGTTGGACGTGATGAAAGAATACAAGGCCATGATTTTTCTCGGGTGGAACACCTTTGATGAGCATGAGTTTATGCGAATTCGTGATTTTGTTTTTGATGGCGGCACCTTGCTCCTGAGCGGAGCGCACCTTAATGTTGAATTGCAACCTGATGCTCCAGTCAAATTCCCCGAGCAGGACGCTGTCATCCGCGAGCTCCTGGGGGAGAATTATCGCGAAATAAGCGAAAAGACGACCCGCGAATTTGGCCTTGGAAAAATAAGGCCACCTCTAAAAAATCAAGATTAG
- a CDS encoding sulfatase-like hydrolase/transferase, with protein MLFADQMHGFAMSCMAHPDVKTPNLDWLASEGTLFRNAYSEAPICTPYRCCLFTSRYASQTGVMTNTHCEIFSRATVLDLRHR; from the coding sequence ATACTATTTGCCGATCAGATGCATGGCTTTGCAATGAGCTGCATGGCCCATCCTGACGTTAAGACCCCTAATCTTGACTGGCTTGCAAGTGAGGGTACACTTTTCCGCAATGCATATAGTGAGGCACCGATTTGCACTCCTTATCGATGCTGCTTGTTTACCAGCCGCTATGCTTCACAAACAGGGGTCATGACTAATACGCATTGTGAAATTTTTTCGCGCGCCACGGTTTTAGACTTGCGCCATCGCTAA
- a CDS encoding helix-turn-helix domain-containing protein, whose translation MCLYARDLSTSEGQQIQRILRSSKSRIKIRRGQVILASNQGYKVPAIAELVHYSPHHVRAIIKDFNQRGLKALEPKPRPGRPPEFTEDDKAIIAETAKCPPDLLDCPFKRWSLEKLREYLVQEKIVPTISIETLRTILREKKVKLRRTKTWKECNDPNLKSKKN comes from the coding sequence ATGTGTCTGTACGCCAGAGACCTCAGTACCAGTGAAGGCCAGCAAATTCAGCGGATACTCCGCAGCAGCAAAAGCCGAATCAAGATTCGTCGCGGCCAAGTCATTCTTGCCTCTAACCAGGGCTATAAAGTTCCTGCTATCGCCGAGCTGGTTCACTATTCGCCGCACCATGTCAGGGCCATCATCAAAGACTTTAACCAACGCGGCCTTAAGGCGTTGGAGCCCAAGCCCCGGCCGGGAAGACCGCCGGAGTTTACCGAGGACGACAAGGCCATTATTGCCGAGACTGCAAAATGTCCGCCCGATCTTCTGGACTGCCCTTTTAAGCGGTGGTCCCTGGAAAAACTGCGTGAATATCTTGTCCAGGAAAAGATCGTTCCTACGATCAGCATTGAAACACTCAGGACCATCCTGCGTGAAAAGAAGGTCAAGCTCCGGCGGACAAAGACGTGGAAAGAGTGCAACGACCCCAATCTCAAGTCTAAAAAAAACTAA
- a CDS encoding transposase codes for MNQPASNGPTISFDEFGPLEIRPQPGRNYCHTDHPKRLPATYTRKHGVQHWLAFYDVHQKKLWGYVRPRKRHQEFLEVLKLTRKKYPANQRIHLILDNFSPHRKDKVLRYCRENNIHLIWTPTNASWLNPIECQFTHVKEFVIRGTNYQNHHELKTALNRYVAYRNKKNQQKLNLDN; via the coding sequence GTGAACCAGCCGGCCTCAAACGGGCCGACCATATCATTCGACGAGTTCGGACCGCTGGAGATTCGTCCTCAGCCAGGCCGGAATTACTGTCATACCGACCATCCCAAGAGGCTGCCTGCGACCTATACCCGCAAACACGGCGTTCAGCACTGGCTGGCGTTTTACGATGTCCATCAGAAAAAGCTCTGGGGATATGTTCGGCCACGCAAGCGGCATCAGGAGTTCTTGGAAGTTTTGAAACTGACCAGGAAAAAGTATCCTGCGAACCAGCGGATACACCTGATACTGGACAATTTCTCGCCGCACCGCAAGGACAAGGTTCTGCGGTACTGTCGCGAGAACAATATTCATCTGATCTGGACGCCGACCAACGCATCATGGCTCAACCCTATCGAATGTCAGTTTACCCATGTTAAGGAATTCGTAATACGAGGAACTAATTATCAAAACCATCATGAGCTTAAAACTGCACTGAATAGATACGTAGCATATCGCAATAAAAAAAATCAGCAAAAGTTAAACTTAGATAATTGA
- a CDS encoding winged helix-turn-helix domain-containing protein: MHISEIKYGDLQKLKEKARIETNAKQRDRYRVVALALEGWQTKAIMTKLDRSKNFVQRWCYFYRDGGIEAIAPKRQSGRPTKLPRKKEPELIKRIQDGPTDSDGGVCVLRGRDIRRILEREFGVKYSLFGVYDLMHRLGLSCLKPRPKHRKNDPEKMQQWLEQAPFLSKKSEQKTPKRKLRSGSRTKCE; encoded by the coding sequence ATGCACATCAGTGAGATCAAGTACGGTGACCTGCAAAAGTTAAAAGAAAAAGCTCGGATTGAAACCAATGCAAAGCAGCGAGATCGATATCGGGTGGTAGCCCTGGCATTGGAGGGATGGCAAACAAAAGCGATCATGACAAAACTTGATCGCAGCAAAAACTTCGTTCAGCGATGGTGTTATTTCTACCGTGATGGCGGCATTGAGGCTATCGCACCAAAACGTCAAAGCGGCAGGCCCACAAAACTGCCACGCAAAAAAGAGCCTGAGTTGATCAAGCGAATTCAAGATGGACCAACCGATTCAGACGGTGGTGTATGTGTGCTGCGCGGCAGAGACATAAGACGGATTCTTGAAAGAGAATTTGGCGTAAAATATTCGCTCTTCGGCGTCTATGATCTAATGCATAGATTGGGGCTTTCATGTCTAAAACCAAGGCCTAAGCACCGAAAGAACGATCCGGAAAAAATGCAGCAGTGGTTGGAGCAAGCCCCCTTTTTGTCCAAAAAGTCCGAACAGAAAACCCCGAAAAGAAAATTGAGATCTGGTTCCAGGACGAAGTGCGAATAG
- a CDS encoding DUF7594 domain-containing protein: MAPATITQQVSDGNETITLQMTKETIRGSYFEVLVQNSSGTYDTYTAGEVRTYMGTVDEYPGAIAAGILLSNDVLKTRVYFDRGYTWFTYGSSVTGTRGDLTSTYALPTTDTISANHAGTDTYLFDIGIDVEYRHYSDSSRGGSSVAKCLENVEFSMANMKAVYTRDLLLRPALGRVIVRTSQTYCPYYGLTGGSILDATRAEWENNQRGQTTYDAAAVACVGDVGGGLAWNSGIGSNMSMYSVNNSESDGSFDIIWRHELGHNWSANDMHGGQAEGRTVMNGNKLGRFGAPATESILNHRDANTGILDNIGSYTSIDAPPYAALDASDNVQVVAGTPVSRTYDVLANDYDGNGDAISILSCDSTSQQGGQVAISSGTGPGGRDEITYTTPNSGSDGLDYFYYTIQDSTGQTATGIVLIPVSFVTWVETTDADTFVRGSDSTNYGSENYLFIKRDSAGATSSYTRTGWVHFDISNRHTFNAAELTFTCYGGISSNETVTVWGIKDGQPGDELGVDWTELTINSTNAPLMPDFAEDSNTTMIGTFQSSTVAGTTFKVKSPELDSFLQADTNGEVTFLLVKEMSSYPLEVCSKENGSGAATLSSSPVLPADAYVRDGSSADTNYGSETFLRVKSDNTGYNRQAYLRFDYSDVTTDNVQSATLKLTPVSVVSGVTLRIRLVDDSLDGWQEDAITWNNQPTSSGSDVQLSSNNLTVAQQYSIDVTSLVNQAMNANGVATFHIDSLTAGSSYMIDFASKEDAATSYHPVLDVTANTGDTTPPAAPTGLGATAGDGSVSLDWTDNSEGDLESYTVYRSTTSGSGYAAVAQGVSSSDYTDNTVTNGTTYYYVVTAIDTSSNESGYSSEVSATPQGQQTVEMYVNSIVMGSRNAGPNYWGQATVHIKDDTGANVSGATVYGTWSGAYSGSVSGTTAADGTVFSRRRTRSRTAERLRLP, encoded by the coding sequence GTGGCGCCAGCCACAATTACTCAGCAGGTAAGTGATGGCAATGAAACGATCACCCTTCAGATGACCAAGGAAACTATTCGGGGCAGCTATTTCGAAGTGCTGGTTCAGAATTCATCGGGGACTTATGATACATATACTGCGGGTGAGGTGCGTACGTATATGGGTACGGTTGACGAGTATCCAGGTGCGATCGCAGCTGGCATCTTGTTGAGCAATGATGTGCTCAAGACGAGGGTGTATTTTGACAGGGGCTATACATGGTTTACGTATGGCAGTTCGGTTACCGGCACTCGCGGCGACCTTACATCTACATATGCCCTGCCTACTACCGATACGATAAGTGCTAACCACGCGGGTACGGATACTTACCTTTTTGACATTGGTATAGACGTCGAATACCGGCATTACAGCGACAGCAGCCGGGGCGGCAGCAGTGTTGCGAAGTGCCTGGAAAACGTCGAGTTTTCAATGGCTAATATGAAAGCTGTCTATACTAGGGATCTCTTGCTAAGGCCAGCGCTCGGACGGGTGATCGTCCGTACTTCGCAGACATACTGCCCTTATTATGGTTTGACTGGCGGCAGTATTCTCGACGCGACGAGGGCAGAATGGGAAAACAATCAAAGAGGTCAAACAACTTACGACGCTGCTGCTGTGGCATGTGTTGGTGACGTTGGCGGCGGCCTTGCCTGGAATTCAGGTATAGGTTCAAATATGAGTATGTATTCGGTCAACAATTCTGAGTCTGACGGCAGTTTTGACATTATTTGGCGTCACGAGCTAGGGCACAACTGGTCAGCAAATGATATGCATGGGGGGCAAGCGGAAGGTAGGACGGTGATGAACGGCAACAAGCTTGGAAGGTTTGGCGCCCCTGCAACAGAGTCCATTTTGAACCATCGTGACGCAAATACGGGCATACTTGACAATATTGGAAGCTATACGAGCATCGATGCCCCGCCTTACGCAGCTCTGGATGCATCGGATAATGTCCAGGTGGTCGCTGGTACGCCAGTTAGCAGGACTTACGACGTGTTGGCTAATGATTATGATGGTAACGGCGATGCTATTTCGATTCTTTCATGTGACAGCACGTCTCAGCAAGGCGGGCAGGTTGCGATTTCGTCCGGGACCGGTCCTGGTGGTCGAGATGAAATAACTTACACAACTCCAAACAGTGGTTCAGATGGTCTGGATTATTTTTATTACACGATCCAGGACAGCACTGGCCAGACGGCAACTGGTATTGTGCTAATACCGGTTAGCTTCGTAACATGGGTTGAGACGACCGATGCGGACACTTTTGTGCGAGGCTCTGACTCAACTAACTATGGAAGCGAAAATTATTTATTCATCAAGCGGGATTCGGCGGGTGCCACGTCATCGTATACACGCACCGGATGGGTTCATTTTGATATAAGCAACAGGCATACATTTAATGCAGCAGAGCTTACCTTTACATGTTATGGCGGTATTTCCAGCAATGAAACCGTTACAGTATGGGGCATCAAGGACGGTCAGCCTGGCGATGAGCTTGGTGTGGACTGGACGGAATTGACTATAAACAGCACAAATGCCCCTCTGATGCCGGACTTTGCAGAAGACAGCAATACTACAATGATAGGGACATTCCAGTCTTCGACTGTTGCGGGAACGACCTTCAAGGTTAAGTCCCCTGAGTTAGATAGTTTCCTCCAGGCTGACACCAACGGAGAGGTTACATTTCTTCTGGTTAAAGAAATGAGCTCGTATCCACTGGAAGTTTGTTCGAAAGAAAACGGCAGTGGTGCGGCCACTCTGAGCTCGAGTCCGGTGCTGCCCGCGGACGCTTACGTTCGTGACGGTAGTTCAGCAGATACCAACTACGGCAGTGAGACATTCTTGCGAGTCAAGAGTGACAACACTGGCTACAACCGTCAAGCTTACTTGCGGTTCGACTATAGCGATGTGACTACTGATAATGTTCAAAGTGCAACACTGAAGCTGACGCCGGTTTCTGTTGTTTCCGGTGTTACACTGAGGATTCGGCTGGTAGATGATTCTCTAGACGGATGGCAGGAAGATGCCATCACGTGGAACAATCAGCCGACCAGCAGCGGAAGCGATGTTCAGTTATCGAGCAATAACCTGACGGTGGCTCAGCAGTACAGCATTGACGTTACATCGCTTGTCAATCAGGCGATGAATGCGAATGGTGTTGCGACGTTCCATATAGATTCACTTACTGCAGGTTCGTCTTACATGATCGACTTCGCATCCAAGGAAGATGCTGCAACTTCTTATCACCCTGTACTTGATGTTACTGCCAATACAGGTGATACTACTCCACCTGCTGCGCCTACTGGTCTTGGTGCTACGGCAGGTGACGGTTCGGTCAGCCTTGACTGGACGGACAACAGCGAAGGTGATCTGGAAAGCTACACTGTTTATCGCAGCACCACGAGCGGCAGCGGTTATGCGGCAGTTGCTCAGGGAGTGTCCAGCAGTGATTACACCGACAACACTGTCACGAACGGCACGACGTACTACTATGTTGTCACCGCAATTGATACGAGCAGCAATGAGTCGGGCTATTCCAGCGAGGTTTCTGCAACGCCTCAAGGCCAGCAGACCGTTGAGATGTATGTCAACTCGATCGTGATGGGTTCGCGGAATGCTGGGCCTAACTACTGGGGTCAGGCGACGGTTCACATCAAAGACGATACGGGTGCGAACGTAAGCGGCGCGACTGTTTACGGCACATGGTCAGGCGCGTACAGCGGCAGTGTGAGCGGTACGACGGCAGCGGACGGTACGGTATTTTCGAGACGGCGGACAAGGTCAAGAACGGCGGAACGTTTACGTTTACCGTGA
- a CDS encoding sulfatase-like hydrolase/transferase, whose amino-acid sequence MRINHNAYNNLRIPSGERTFADAFNDGGYRTSYVGKWHLGGTGNDPVPEYNRGGFTDFIGYENYNDFIDGVLFFDENGDYTPTNDHRTKKTTDIAMERLAGLVDEQFAMVVSYVNPHYPEQPTLKYEKMYENLMPTRRPNCTTDPNFDPYTPISAGTHTVTDGRDDYRYDLDQYLRQYYAMITQLDANLGRLFAELKRLGLWDSTVIIFTADHGDMQGSHGLKNKTVHWEESTRVPFIVRAPGGVKGQVLDYLVSAGIDPFPTCLGFAGLPQEPTTEGNNIAPLVMGERQLDAVPVFSELGGWAMIREGDFKLTVSKSDWQPDYLFDLANDPYEMTNLVNNSGYSSIESDLLAKLIEWRDRVA is encoded by the coding sequence ATGAGAATTAATCACAATGCGTATAATAATCTTCGGATTCCCAGCGGTGAGCGGACTTTTGCAGATGCATTTAATGACGGTGGCTATAGAACGTCTTATGTAGGCAAATGGCATTTGGGAGGTACCGGTAATGATCCCGTCCCAGAGTACAATAGGGGTGGCTTTACTGATTTCATCGGGTATGAAAACTACAATGATTTTATAGATGGCGTTCTGTTCTTCGATGAAAATGGTGATTATACTCCGACCAACGACCATCGGACAAAGAAAACAACGGACATTGCAATGGAGCGACTGGCGGGGCTAGTGGATGAACAATTTGCCATGGTGGTTTCGTACGTGAATCCTCATTATCCGGAACAGCCAACCCTGAAATATGAAAAGATGTACGAAAATCTTATGCCTACCCGTCGGCCGAATTGCACGACGGATCCGAATTTTGACCCTTATACCCCGATCTCTGCCGGGACGCATACTGTGACGGATGGGCGTGATGATTACAGGTATGACCTTGATCAGTATTTGCGGCAGTATTACGCCATGATTACTCAACTGGATGCCAATTTGGGGCGTTTGTTTGCTGAGTTGAAGCGGCTGGGGCTCTGGGATAGTACGGTGATCATCTTTACAGCCGATCATGGTGACATGCAGGGTAGTCACGGCTTAAAGAACAAGACCGTGCATTGGGAAGAGTCAACCCGCGTTCCATTTATAGTTCGCGCGCCCGGAGGCGTGAAAGGCCAGGTTCTGGATTACCTGGTCTCGGCTGGTATCGATCCTTTCCCGACATGTCTGGGGTTTGCGGGCCTGCCCCAGGAACCTACTACCGAAGGAAACAATATAGCGCCTTTAGTAATGGGTGAAAGGCAGCTCGACGCGGTTCCGGTCTTCTCTGAACTTGGCGGCTGGGCAATGATCCGTGAAGGGGATTTCAAGCTGACGGTTTCCAAATCTGATTGGCAGCCGGACTATTTGTTTGATCTTGCAAACGATCCCTACGAAATGACGAATCTGGTGAACAATTCAGGCTACAGCTCTATTGAGTCGGATCTTTTGGCAAAACTCATTGAATGGCGGGACCGTGTAGCATGA
- a CDS encoding IS5 family transposase — MMQAGLFDWQTRFEQLDNSGDPLVKLNEIVDWEQFRKTLEVVRDKKRKSNAGRKPFDVILMFKILILDSLYNISDDQLEFQIRDRISFMRFLGLGIGDRVPDAKTIWLFREQLTEAGLVENLFTQFDEFLRKNGFSAKKGQIVDASIVAVPKQRNTRDENKSIKNGEVPENWSDTKKRQKDTDARWVQKNGVNYYGYKNHIDIDVKHKFIRSCEVTPASVHDSNVFEDLLDANNSSKDVWADSAYGSTEKRDNIKEEGYRGQIQRKGCRYKKLTQRQIEANYKRSKTRSRVEHVFGIQKMRAGNLIIRTIGIARAKTKICMRNLAYNIDRYCLLARL; from the coding sequence ATGATGCAAGCAGGACTTTTCGACTGGCAGACTCGTTTTGAACAACTCGACAACAGCGGCGACCCACTTGTCAAGCTCAATGAAATAGTCGACTGGGAGCAATTTCGCAAAACCCTTGAGGTTGTCAGAGATAAAAAACGCAAGTCCAACGCAGGCAGAAAACCCTTTGATGTTATACTCATGTTCAAGATATTGATACTTGATTCCCTGTACAATATATCCGACGATCAGCTCGAATTTCAGATAAGGGATCGTATTTCCTTCATGCGTTTTCTCGGTCTGGGTATTGGCGACAGAGTGCCTGATGCAAAGACCATATGGCTTTTCAGAGAACAGCTCACCGAAGCCGGCCTTGTCGAAAACCTTTTTACTCAGTTCGACGAGTTTCTGCGTAAAAACGGCTTTTCCGCCAAGAAGGGTCAGATCGTTGATGCCAGCATTGTGGCTGTTCCAAAGCAGCGCAACACCAGGGATGAGAATAAATCCATCAAGAACGGCGAGGTTCCCGAAAACTGGAGCGATACCAAGAAACGCCAGAAAGACACCGATGCACGCTGGGTGCAGAAGAACGGCGTAAACTACTATGGCTATAAGAACCATATTGATATTGATGTTAAGCACAAGTTTATTCGCAGCTGTGAAGTAACGCCTGCCTCTGTTCATGACAGCAATGTCTTTGAAGACTTGCTTGATGCAAACAACAGCAGCAAGGATGTATGGGCCGATTCTGCCTACGGCTCGACGGAAAAACGGGATAACATTAAAGAAGAAGGCTACCGCGGCCAGATTCAACGAAAAGGCTGTCGTTATAAAAAACTGACTCAGCGTCAGATAGAAGCTAATTATAAACGTTCGAAAACTCGCAGCCGAGTTGAGCATGTCTTCGGCATACAGAAGATGCGGGCGGGCAACTTGATCATTCGAACTATAGGAATAGCCAGGGCCAAGACGAAAATTTGTATGCGAAACCTTGCGTATAATATAGACAGATACTGCCTGCTGGCTCGACTTTAG